The following is a genomic window from Vitis vinifera cultivar Pinot Noir 40024 chromosome 6, ASM3070453v1.
ATATCAAACATTTGAGAATTGATAATGACATATTTAGGACTAAAAAAGTATGCTTTAGTTCCTTTGCTAGTTCtacaaatttaagaattttttgttatactatttatatttaaataaaagtaagttgGAACTAAggataagaaaatatatatttttagagtATGCAGATGATGTAGAAGTTCGATAGAACTTAAATTCAAAATCTTTTGAATttcttattaatatatttttagggTATTTAATTGCATATTGATATTCCATTATAATTGTCCATTTCTAgtattaagtatatttttttgtaCGTTACATATTATTAacgaaaattaaaatattgtagATTAAATGTTTATAATGAcaatttgaattttgtaaaCTAGTTTGGATAAATATTTGAACATTGGTTCTAAAAATAAGGTAAGATTTAGTGTGACATTGAATGCTATAAAGGATTTTAAGATGAATCCATTACCAAACAATAAAGGCCTAATCCAATCCAATTGACCAAAAAGCTTCACCTATGAAATGGCaatcataaatttaaatcaAACTAAGAAAAGGGTGATTCCCCTCTAGTATATCCATGGTCCAAAGCACCCGAAGTGGCTCCTTGTTTGGAAGCCAAAGTAAACACATGTCTCACACTCTGCTTCCATCTCCACCTCAGTATTCATACTCTTCAACTGTAACCAAAACCTTGAGAATCCATACTACAGCCCTCAACCGAACAAATCTCACAAATTCTACGCTTCAAACTACAAGGGCAATGGGTGAAGGCACCCTAAACCCCATCACCAGTACTCTAGTACACCCTCGATGGTCTCTCCGGGGAATGACAGCTCTTGTCACCGGTGGCACTCGTGGAATTGGGTTTCTtttacctctctctctctctctctctctctgcataAATATGTGTATTGAGCTTGATGGATGTCGTTTGAGAACCCTAATTTGATTTTGGAATTGGGTGCAAATTTAGGCATGCGATTGTGGAGGAATTGTTGGGCTTGGGTGCTACAGTGCATACGTGTTCTAGGAATGAAGCGGAGCTTGATGGGTGCTTGAAGGGTTGGACTGGGATGGGGTTCAGAGTAACTGGTTGTGTGTGTGATGTGTCATCTCGGGTCGAGAGAGAGAGGCTCATGGATAATGTCTGCGATGTGTTTGATGGAAAGCTCAACATCCTTGTAAATTCCTACATTTCCCTTTCCCCCCCTTGTGTACTGTATATTCATTCATTTGGGTTATACATTTGTCTTGTTACTCATCAAAAGCATGAACTTGATATATAGCTGCAGCTTGGTGTCTTTAAGTTTCTCAAGCATAAAATTGTACTGTAATGATGCCCCTGTCTTAGGAAGTTATGGCTCTGCAAGTATGGTTTGAGGGGCCAAAGACTTTGTTGAAAAATCAAAGATACAAGAGTTATTGCCAGAACAGTTGGGATCTAATTTTCAGCAGGAAACAATCATGTGATTTTTAGTTATGAAAAAGCTTTTGCCAGCTTGAAGAGTTGAgagtcaaaaataattttagaatggGAAAGTTCTCACTTGTTTTATACTTTCTTAGTTGGTGAtcagtaaaaggaaagaatgaaGTAAGCTATTAATCTAACTTGTCAGGGATATGAATATGGTGTAACTATGACTGCAGGTATGTATTTGTTGTTGTCCTCTCTCTGTcaaattattctttttgaaGTTTAACATGTTTTTGTCTAATTTCGTTTGACATTACATAAAGCATTAGGAGTTACCGTACTTCCTTATGCTACTATATATATGtgtcataaatttataaaatttgaaaatactaGCATACTTCTATCCCTACGTGAATATTCTTTGCAATTGTCTTGTATTTTTAATCAGTGTCTTTCATTTCTTGCATTCATTTGCATTGTTCATTTGATAATTCTAGCCATCTGCTTGATTATTTACATAGCATAATTAGATTAATAGTATTTTATTCCCATGACACCATCAAGTCCAATGGTGTCTATGCTGTCATAGGCGGTCATTAGTTCAGCCATGCTGGATGGGACACCCATTTTAGTGGTTCATAGCCAGTAGGCCTACAATGCACTTTGAAAATCATCCTCTTGGACATTTTACAGTTTGCTTTTGTTTATCCTTGGCAGTCAGAAAAGTTTTCTTTTgtagttttttgaaaaatatcgaTGGAATTGAGTCAGCTAGAGTCATGATTGCTGTCAGGTCCATGCTAATGTTGCTTCCTGCGGTGTTTTTAGGTAAAAACAGATTAATCATGTCTGCGCAAAATTATTAGATTGTCATATTCACCAACATGATTTTATCATGGCATCAAGCATCTAAATAAGAAGTCCTTTTACATTAGCGTATTGGATCCCACTAGTTGTGCAAGTCTTGTTTTTACATTTTGCATTCCGATTAAATGCATCAGTTTCAAAATGCTTATCCTCGTTGGTGAATATATTGAAGGGTTGATTTGATTATTTGGTTGTCCAGATAAATAATGTTGGGACAAATATAAGGAAACCAGTTGTCGACTTCACAGAAGAAGATTTTTCTACTTTAATGGCAACAAATTTTGAATCTGTTTTTCACACAAGCCAACTTGCATATCCCCTGCTTAAAACATCTGGATCAGGAAGCATTGTGTTCGTTTCATCTGTCTCTGGTTTTGTATCACTAAAATCTATGTCTGTTCAGGGAGCTACCAAAGGTAATTACATACtcgttttctttcttttttgttttttggggtTGGGGTCTATATGGATTCTGAGCTTGTAGAAATTGATGGTAAAAAGTTGGCATCTTTCTGTTGTTTTGTCATTTATAGGAGCAATTAATCAACTTACAAAAAATTTGGCTTGTGAGTGGGCAAAAGACAATATCAGGAGTAATGCCGTTGCACCTTGGTACATCAGGACTTCTATGGTGGAGAAAGTAATTTCTTTATTCTACTATTGCTACCAAAAAAGAATATGCCTCTTCAGAGGTTGCCAAAAGGATGTGTTTCTGATACCATAAAAGTTGCACAAACAATGTTTCTGCAAATATGATCTATACCACTCAATTTGAacaatatttcttttgttttctggtTTCTTATTTCATTCCAGGTGCTAGGCAACAAAGAATATTTGGAAGAGGTATTTGCTAGAACTCCTCTTCGTCGCCTTGGAGATCCGGAGGAGGTCTCATCCCTGGTGGCATTCCTCTGCCTGCCTGCATCATCTTACATCACAGGCCAGATCATTTGTGTCGATGGTGGGATGTCTGTGAATGGTTTCTACCCAAGACATGACTAGAAGCAGCAATCTATAGCCCACCCCTCCTTTTTTTGCTTGTTGGGGAATGGTTATCTGTCAGTCAGGGGATGATTTTTGAGTTCAAGACTAGAACAAGACCAAGTCTGCAGTTCAAGCTCTATGAGACTCTTATCAAGTGAGGCATGAGTATCTTCCTTCCACATTGTGGTACTGCCAGATTTCTGAAATGTGCTGAAATGTGTTAGAGAATCAGAGATTCATATGTTTTTGTTATTCATATGGATTCTGATCCTCAAAAGTTTTCTTAAACCTTACAATGGCTGAGAAGCTGGATTATAATTCCTTCTCTACCTTTGTCCAACCCCAGTTGTATTATTATCCAGTGTTTTGCAATTGTGAAGCTATTTTTTCCTACCTTCCTTCAATTCCAACTCTCCACTTGGGCAtgcttggtttccaagaaaatgattaagcaagttcctCTCCTTACCTTATTTTGGTGGTACGTGTAGTGGTTGTGAGAGGTTTGGTTTAAACATTGGGTTATGGAGTTTTTTTGtctatccttttattttttaatttttaatttttttttaaatgtaaataaatGAAGAGGAAACAAGAAGGGTGCATAAAGGGCAGTGGGACCAATACCTCAAGGCTCTTGTTTGAAATGTTTGTCTAATGAAAACTACTTTTGGCCAATGATGAGGGTTTGATAGGCAAGGTTTAAAATTtgttacttttctttttcatgatgTGACATCATTTTGGTTTTATGTGCTGTCATTGCTTCTACTCTTATTGATAGCCAAAGAATACTCCACAAACCATATTTAATTCATGTTTATCTTAAATTACATATTCAATTGGGATAT
Proteins encoded in this region:
- the LOC100251860 gene encoding tropinone reductase homolog At5g06060, translated to MVQSTRSGSLFGSQSKHMSHTLLPSPPQYSYSSTVTKTLRIHTTALNRTNLTNSTLQTTRAMGEGTLNPITSTLVHPRWSLRGMTALVTGGTRGIGHAIVEELLGLGATVHTCSRNEAELDGCLKGWTGMGFRVTGCVCDVSSRVERERLMDNVCDVFDGKLNILINNVGTNIRKPVVDFTEEDFSTLMATNFESVFHTSQLAYPLLKTSGSGSIVFVSSVSGFVSLKSMSVQGATKGAINQLTKNLACEWAKDNIRSNAVAPWYIRTSMVEKVLGNKEYLEEVFARTPLRRLGDPEEVSSLVAFLCLPASSYITGQIICVDGGMSVNGFYPRHD